TCACAGGTACTCCTGACCAATCAGAAACTATACCTGCTATATCATCAAATCCTACTTCCATCTTTTGATTTTGTTTTTTCTTCTTCCATTCCTCTTTAGCTTCTTTAAGTTCGTTTTCTACTTCTTTTATTTTATCTCTTACAATGGCTGCTTTTTCAAAGTCCTGGATAGTTACTGCTTGTTCTTTTTCTTCTTTTAAAGACTCCATCTTAACTTCTAAAGTTTTTAAATCCAGTGGTCTGATAAAGCCTAGAACTCTGATTTTAGAAGCCGCTTCATCTATTAAATCTATTGCCTTATCCGGCAAGAATCTATCAGTTAAATATCTGTCTGATAATTCGGATGCAGCAATAATAGCCTCATCATTTATTATAACTTTATGATGAGATTCGTATTTATCTCTTATTCCCTTGAGGATTGCGATTGTATCTTCAACGGTTGGTTCATCTACCATTATCGGCTGCAATCTTCTTTCCAGTGCTGCATCTTTTTCTACATTTTTCCTGTACTCATCTATGGTAGTCGCACCGATTATTTGAAGTTCACCTTTTGTCAACACGGGTTTTAGAATATTGGATGCATCAAGTGCACCTTCTGCAGATCCCGCACCAACTACTGTGTGAAATTCATCTATGAAGAGTATTATATCTTCTCTATCTTTTAATTCATCGATAACACCTTTGAGTCTTTCTTCAAACTCACCTCTATACTTTGTTCCAGCTATTAAACCGCCCATATCAAGACTTAGGATGATATAATTCTTTATTATATCCGGTACATTTCTCGATTCTATCTTTTGAGCAAGTCCTTCAGCAATGGCAGTTTTACCAACTCCAGGTTCTCCAATTAAGACAGGGTTATTCTTAGTCCTTCTAAGCAGAACTTGTACAATTCTCTCAATCTCTTTCTCACGACCTATAACGGGATCGATCTTTCCGTTGCGCGCTTCTTCATTAAGATTTTTGGAATATTTTTCCAGTAAACTTTCTTTTTTATTGGCTTGTTTGTTTTGTTCTATAGCCACTTTGGGTTCACCCAATAATTTACGAAGATTTTCTCTTACTTCTTCTGAACGTACTCCGCACATAGTCAAAAGTGTATTCGCAAATGAGTCGGTTTCCTCTAATAAGGATAGTAAAATATGTTCCGATCCCAGGTAATTATGACCAAGACTTCTTGCTATCTCTCTACTGTTCTCAAATATCTTTTTCACTCTCGGAGTTAATCTATTGGGATAAGTTTGTGCATCTCCCGTACCTATATTGCTGATTATAAATGCTTTTACTGCATTATAATTTATACCCGCTTGGCTAAGAGCTTTGGAATCAATGCCACCCGATACGATATGAGCTAATAATAGATGCTCGGTACCGATATAATCATGTCTAAGTTGGTATGCTTCTTCAGAAGCCAATGCCAGTATTGAAGCTTTGTTTCCTGATTTATTATTCTCCATGCCTTTCCACCTCCTTGAAGTAATTGGCAATATACTCACTACGAACTGAATCTTCTGTTCCAATTAAACCGGTGTCTTTTTTATACTTCAATATATTGTTTTTTTGTACATTGAACATTAAGTCTGTTACTTCCTTGATGTTTAGACCTTCATAGATTTTTTGACATATACCTACTCTTATAAATGACAGGCATGTCAAAGCTTCCTCTTCAGGTAGTAGTTTTGCATATTTTAAAGTTCCCAGACTTCTAAAGACCCTGTCCTTGAATAGTTCATTGTAGTTTCTTAAAAATTTATCTCTTTCCTGTCTTTCATTTTCTATTATCTTATTTACAAGCAATCTAAGTTTATAGATTACATCTTCTTCCTGCATACCAAGAGTCCTTTGGTTTGATATCTGAAAGATATCTCCTTCCGAAGACGAGTTTTCGCCATATATTCCTCGAACGGTCAAACCCAGTTTTCCAAGACTGTCGATTAATCCCGGCATATTACCGCTATGTTTAAGTGCAGGTAGATGCATCATCACTGAAGCTCTCAATCCTGTACCGGTATTTGTTGGACAACTCGTCAGATACCCAAATTCCTTATGATAAGAAAAGTCAATTTCTTTCTCCAGGCTCTTAACAATATTAATGGCGCGATTAAAAGCTGAAAGTTCAGCTTGTCCAGGTTTCAATACCTGAAGCCTTAAATGATCTTCTTCATTTATTAGGATATTGACAGATTCGTCTTGACTTAAACAAAACGAAGAAAACTCAATATTTTTAATCATTTCAGGACTAATTAGATGATTTTCCATTAGTACCTTGGAATAGTCTTTTATATCCTTAAGATTTAAATGTTTATACTCTCCAGGATAAATTTTTTCAACTGCTTCAGAGATTGTTTTATTGACTTTTTCAGCTTCTTCCAGTGAAAAACTATTCGTGAATTTAATTCCCTTTATGTTTCTGGCAAGTCTTATCCTGGTACTGATTACGACATCTTCATTATCACCTACTGCAAATCTCCATCTACTCATTTTCAGCACCCTCTATAACGATTAATTCTTCACTGAGCCTTTCAATTTCATCTCTCAAACTTGCAGCCAACTCGAACTCTTCTTTTAGTACCAAGTCTTCAAGCTCTATTTTTTTCTCAAGTATTTTCTTTTGAAATTGTATAATTTTTTCAAATCTTTCAGGATGAACACCGAGATGTTTATATGATCCATGAGTAGACTTAAGGATTTCGACTATTTCATCATAAAATGCAGTATAGCAGTGCTCACAACCAAATTTTCCGGAACTGACTATATCTTCTAAATGCATATGGCATTTAGGACATGGTTCAGTGGATTTATTTTGAGATACGACCTTTTGCTCTATGACAGATCCCAGTAGATCTGAAAGTACATCGTCAAAAAACTTAAAATTCTCTAAATCAGTATTATTCTCAGCATGTTCATTGATTATTTTTGAATAACAATCAAAGCATAGATTTAGTCTCTTTTCTACATTTCCAATATTGATTATTATTTCAATTGTTGCATCATGGTCACACTTATTGCATTTCATGATATCACCTCGATTCTCTTATCTTAAAAATACAAGCAACATATTCTTCATTATCTCAGCTCTAACGGTATTTCTTAAACTTCCCGGCACACTTGCGAGCGAGATATCTTCTGTAGAATGAATCATCAAATGGTATTCTCTAGGGGTTATTATCCCTTCGTCCAGTAGTGATTCAATAATCATTCTAGCTTTGTCTTTGGTAATTTCAGATCCTATCGTTTCACTTAGGAGAAGATCTATGACAGAGCCTTTCTTTCTAGTGAGCTTAATAATCTTTATATACCCTGATCCGCCTCTTCTACTCTCAATAAAATAACCTTTATATGGCGTAAATCTGGTAGAAAGTACATAATTAATCTGAGACGGGGCACAACCGAATTGTTCAGCTAAGTCATTTCTGCCAATTTCAATTATCCCTTCGCTTTCTTCAAGCAATTCTTTTAAAAATCTCTCAATATGATTTGTCAAACCGCTCATTTTTTTCACTCCCAAGTCTTTGACTTACTTTGACTTTATATTTTAAAAAAATAGACTTTTATAGTCTCTTATATTATACCATCTTTGACCTATGAACACAAATATGTTTTTATTTAATATTAAAATCAAGTTTTGTATGTAAAAAAACTAAAGCCATATCGGAACGCCGATATGGCTTCGTATTATACTCGTTTACTTTTTCTTCTTCCTATTAACCAAATTATTACGTAGATTACTATTCCTACAATCAGAACAGAGGCTATGCCGATAGGGTGAGAAATGTACTCAATGAATTCCCCCATGCTGGCAATTTTATATATTGCCAGTCCTATTACTGCGACTCCATCAATTATAACCGCTTGATCGCCACTCATTTTTTTCTTTACTTCAAATCTATTACCATCAAATATCTCCGTAACCCAACCTGTTATGACTTCATTTCCACTCTTAGAAGAATAAGTGATTAAATCTCCTACCTTTAACTCGCTTGGTGTGGTTTCTTTAACTATGATGGCATCATTTCTCTTAATGGTAGGACTCATACTGTCCTCACCAATGACATACATCTTATATCCTAATATGCTCGGTTCTTTTCCTTTTACGAAAGATACTCCATTCATTACTATGATAAAGGACATGGCTAGAATGAATAATACGAATAGTACATTTCCAAAGCATCCGAAAACCCTACCCAGTATATTACCTGCAGCTTCTTTTCTCTGTTCAGTTTTTTCCAGTTCCATTTCTTTAAGTTCTTCTTCCGCTTCTCTAAGTTCTAGTTCTTCCTCTACTTTAGATGCATCGATGTATGTAGTGGCATCATTCTCGACATTGTCTACATCATCTTCAATATACTCTGATTCAGTATACTCTTCCACAATAGGCTCATCAATAGAATCTGACTTTTCCTCCACTATTTCACTTTCCAATTCAGATTTATCATCAAATTTATCAGGGCTGTTTATAAGTCTTGTTTCCTGTCCATCAGTTATAATTTCTTCTTCAGATTTTATATCTTCATTTATATCTTGTACTTCTTTTTCATTATTAGACATTTTTTCACCACCATCATTATATGAATACTCTATATTAATGATACAATGAAAAGGCCACATAGTAAAGTCATTATCAAGATAAAAATTAAAGCCCCGGGTTTCGGGGCTTTAATTGGTACATTATTCTGCTTCTTCCTTAGCTTCTTCTATTATTTTTTCAGCTATCATTTGTGGAACTTCTTCATATCTTTCAAATTCCATAGTGAAGTTTCCTCTAGCCTGAGTCATTGATCTCAAGTCAATAGAGTACTCGAATAGTTCTGAGTGTGGAGCTTCCGCTACTACAATTTGTGTTCCGTCTTCTTGTGGTTCCATTCCAAGTATTCTACCACGTCTCTTATTCATATCTCCCATTACATCTCCCATGTAATCTTCAGGGATATTAACTTCAACTTTCATGATAGGTTCAAGAAGTATTGGTTGAGCTTCTTCCATACCTTTTTTGAATGCCATGGAAGCTGCTATTTTAAATGCCATCTCGTTAGAGTCTACAGGGTGATAAGATCCATCATAAAGTGTTGCTTTGATATTAACAACAGGATATCCTGCAAGCACACCTTTTTCTAATGACTCTCTTATTCCTTTCTCAACTGCAGGGAAGAAGTTTCTAGGTACGGATCCACCGAATACTTCTTCTGTAAATTCAAATTCTTCTGCACTTGGCTCAAATCTTACATGAACATCACCGTATTGTCCTGCTCCACCTGATTGTTTCTTGTGTCTACCTTGAACATCAGATTTACCCTTTATAGTTTCTCTATATGCAATTCTAAGTGGCACAGTTGTAACTGCTACCCCAAATTCATCCTTAAGTCTGTCTATAACTGCTTGCAGCTGAACATTTCCTTGTCCACCTATTGTAAGCTGTTTTGTTTCAGAATTTCTTTGTGAGATGAAAGTTGGATCTTCGTCTTGCATTCTTTGAAGTGCAGGTCCGATTTTGTCTTCATCGTTTTTAGATTTAGGTTCTATTGCAAAATAAAGATTTGGCTTAGGGTATTTTATTCTCTTATAAAGAGTTTTATTTGCCTTATTGCTTAATGTATCACCCGTTTCGGTCTTGCTTAATTTAGAGATTGCAGCTATATCTCCTGCAACAACTTCATTAGTTTCCATTTGAGTTTTACCTCTTAGATGGAATAATCCACCGATTTTTTCAGTTTCGTCTTTAGATGCATTGTAGATTTCGTCATCTTTGGACAGTTTACCTGAAACTACTTTGAAGAGTGATATTTTACCAACGAATGGGTCTATAATTGTCTTAAATACAACACCTGAGAAAGGTTCATTAGCGTCAACTTTTCTTGCGTCGCCTTCTTCAATTCTAAATCCGATATTTGCTCTTTCATCATTTGGAGCCGGCATATAGTCGATAATCGTATCTAATAAAATATCAAGTCCTGCACCGGTGTCGGCAGATCCGGCTATAAGTGGAACTGCAGTACCTTCAAGTAATGCAGCGGTTACTCCTCTCATGAATTCCTCATGAGTAAATTCTTCGCCTGCAAAGTACTTTTCCATTAATTCGTCATCTGTTTCTGCAACTACTTCAGTAATCTCTGTGAATACAACTTCTACTTCATCTAATCTATTTTCAGGAATAGGTACTTCTACTCTCTTAGCTCCATCATATTCATATGCTTTTTTATTTAATACATCTATAAGTCCTTTAAATCCTTCACCTTCACCTAATGTGATAGTAAATGGTATAACTTTTTTGCCGAAATCTATGTGTAAATCGCTAACAACTTTAGCAAAGTTTACATTTTCTTTTTCCATTTTATTGACGAATATGATTCTAGGTAGGCTAATTCTCTCGCAGTAGTCCCAAACTTTTTCAGTTCCTACTTCTATACCAGCAGATGCATCTACTAGTAATAGTGCAGCTTCGGCAGCTCTTAATGCTCCATTTATTTCACCTACGAAGTCAAAATATCCCGGTGTATCAATAAGGTTAATCTTCATGTCTTTATATTCTATCGGCACTACTGAAGTAGACATAGAGATTCCTTTATTTATTTCTTCTTTTGTAAAATCTGATACTGTATTTCCGTCTTCTACTTTACCCTTTCTGTTAATTGCTCCTGTGCTGAAAAGTAGAGCTTCTATTAGTGATGTTTTTCCGGACCCACTATGTCCTACAAGTGCTAAATTTCTAATCTTTTCTGTACTATAAGCTTTCAACTTATTTCCCCCTAACTCTTTTATCTTGATAATTTAAATCTCACGCTTATTATTATAACATGAAAACATTTGCATGTCATCTGTTGTTTGTATAAGTTTTAATTATGCTTTAATTGCTATGCTTTATCTTAGTATTTAGTAGTTTCATAAACTATCTAATTAAATAATTATAGCAAAAAAGCACTTAACAGAAAGCTGCGCAGTGCTTTTTTGCCGTGGATATAAAATGACTAAGTTATTAATCTATTTTACATTAACCGATTTAACAAAAATCATATATAATTATATTTTTACCATATACTACTAAAGGGTTTTAACAAATTAAATATCAGTAGGATTTCTAAAGATAAACTCACCGTCACCTTTATTGCCTAAAAACTCATTGTCTTTAGCAATCAGCTTTCCTCTTGAAAATACGAGATGAATACCGCCTTGTACCTCTAAACCCTGATAAGCTGTGTACTCACTTGATCCACGTATGTCAGCAGCTGATATTTTCGATTTAGAAGAAGGATCTATTACAATGATATCGGCATCAGTACCGACAACTAAGGATCCTTTTTTCGGATACATTCCAAATATTTTTGCCGGATTTGTGCTCATAATTTCAACAAATCTGTTTAATGTAATCCTTCCTTTCATAACACCTTCAGAAAAGATTACTCGAACCCTCTCCTCAACCCCGGGTATACCACCGGGCGCTTTAGTGAAATCATCTAGGCCCTTGTTCTTTTCGGCAATTGTAAATGGACAATGATCGGTTGCAATTACATCTACTACGCCATTTGCTACGCCCTGCCAAAGTATTTCCACATCTAATTCGGATCTTAGAGGAGGTGCACATAGATATTTAACTCCCTCTCCATTACCTTTCTCAAAATAAGCCCTATCGTCTAGATATAGGTATTGTGTACAGGTTTCACAGTACAGATTTTCTTGACCGCTTTCTCGTGCAAATTCTATCCTCTCCATTGCTTCCACCACTCGAAGTATGGACAATGTATAGTGGAGCATCTTCAGCCATCAAAGCTAAATTTATCATTGTATCTACCGATTCTGCTTCTGTTTCATTTGGCCTTGATAATGCGTGATAAATCGCATCGGTTCTCCCGGTATTTATAAAATAGTTTCTTAGATAGTTTGTCATTTCATCATTTTCGCAGTGTACAGTAAGAAGTCCACCTGCATCCTTCATGGCTTCAAGCAGCCTATACATATCTGAATCACCAATTTTAAATCCATATGTCGAATACGCCTTAAAACTTGGGATTCCTTCCTCCCTTACTATCTGCTTTAATTCTTCCAGGATTTGATCATCTACATGTTGAATAACACCATGAAAGCCGTAGTCTATGACAGATTTTTTAGCTTTTTCATGGTATTTTTCTATTGAATAATGCAGATTACTACCTTCGGGACCAAAGCCTATATGATCCAATATAGTAGTTGTACCACCAACTGCTGCAGCCACAGTACCTGTATAAAAATCATCAAGTGATCTAAATTCATGGGATTGCTGAAGCTCCATATGTGTATGTGAGTCTATCATTCCAGGCATAACATACATACCGGAAACATCATAAACCTCGTCATAAGACTCCAGATTATTGCTAAAGTCACCTATTGCCATAATATAATCATCGACAATTAGTAAGTCCGCTTCTATCGTCTGTTCATCGTTTACGATTATCCCATTTTTAATTAATTTTTTCATCTTAATCTCCCTATAGTCGCAAAATATAATCAGTATTCTTATTTATTAAATAACTTTTATTATTTTAAGTATTACCTGTGCAATCAAAGCTGATCCAATATATGTTCCTAGCATTACAAATAGTGCTACAATTGCAATCTTCCATCCAGTCTTTTTAAGTCCATCAAGGTTCTTTCCTGTATAGATTCCGGCATATGCAAGAATAGGTGTAGTTAATGCCAAGAAATCTACTTTACCTGTCAATTCAGAGATTTGAGCTGAAAATGGAAATCCCGGAATTGTCATTATGGTCGCTAGTGTTACTATATAAGCAACGGATGGAATCTTTATGGGAACCACTTTTGCTAAGGCTATCCCGATGAATGATACTGCAACTAAGATAAGTATGCCCGGCAATGCTTCAATTGGGGAAATCTTAGGACCGACTAAATTACCAACAAGAGTCATAAATGCAGTAATAAGTAATATAATTAGTGAATCTTTTAATTTCATTTTCGGTCCTCCTCTATATTATTCTCTCTTATAGGATCTGCACCATACTTCATTCTATATACTTTTTTGTATAACCATTCTGCAAGCGGTAGTGCAATCCAAATTGACATATAAATCCCATCAAGTCCTGATAATAAGTTACTTGAAGCTCCAAATGCCTGAAGCTCGGTAGCCATTTGTGGGAACATCTCAGACAATGATCCGACAGAAGCTGTCATCATACTTGCAGAACCTACACCCGATGCCATTGCAAGTGCATATGGATGGAATGGTGTGTAGGCAGCTAATACTGAAGCCAGAATCCCTATAAAGATCGTTCCAAACACCGTACCGATGATGTATACCCCTAGTACTCCTTCTCCTTCTGGTGAATCCAATCCAAATCTTTCACCTATTAATGCAACATTAGGCTCCCTTGCTATGGAGTGAGCAGCACCTATTGATTCTCTCTTTAGACCAAATAAAACCGCAATTGGAACACCAAGTAATACAGTTCCTATATTACCTAGTTCTTGTAGTATTAAAGCAGGGCTCGATTTAATAATTACAGGTATGCTTGGACCTATTGTAGTTCCGTACTTGGCCATTAATAGCATAAGTGTTACTCCTATTAAACTTCCTGCATCTTCCATGTCTTTTTCATTGGCAATTTTAGCAAATTTTGGCGTTAGCAAAATTCCCAGTATTAATGCATATAACATTGGTAAAAGTACAATCGTTCCAACACCTACTTGAGTTTTAAACGGTCCGATGAATTCTGCTATGATTACCAGTACTAATACCATTGCATGTAATTTTATATTACGCATACTTACTCCCCCTTAATCGTTTAGAAAATCTAAAGCAGTTTGAACAAATAATGATGATCCTAAATACAAGTATGATTCATCCAAATCAAATCTTGCATTGTGATGAGGAATTGGATTTTCATCCAGTTTGGGATTGGATAAGAAGAAGAATGTACCTGGAACCACCCTTAAGAATTCGGCCATATCTTCACCGCCCATTATAGGCTTTGTCAAGGTGGTTATCCCATCTTCCGGAAGTATCTTCAGCGCTGATTTTTTAAAAAACTCAGTAAAATCAATATCATTTATCAGTACCGGATATTTAAAATTGTATTCATATTCAATTTTTGCTCCGAAAGAACCAGCTATACCTTTTGCAATTTCTTCAATTCGTCTAGCCATATATTCTCTAACTTCTTCATTGGTTGCTCTTGCAGTTCCCTCAATTTCAACTGTATCAGGTAGTATGTTTTGATTGAACCCTCCATCGATTCTGGTAACGGATAATACTGCAGGTTCAGTTGCACTTACTTCTCTGGATACTATCCTGTTAATTGCATTTACAATCTCACAGGCTATGGATACGGAATCAATAGTGTTTTCAGGATATGCACCATGTCCGCCTTTTCCAATTACTTTTACAAAAAACCTATCCATAGAGGCCATAAGTGGTCCATATGCAATTCCGATATGTCCCTTAGGTACATTTGGATTGATTATTCCTGCATGCAGTCCTATAACTGCATCTACATCAGGATCTTTAAGTGCCCCTCTTTCAATCATCGGCTTTGCTCCACCAGGGTATTCCTCGCCCGGTTGGAATAAAAGTCTAATATTACCTTTAAAGCTGTCACTATTTTCCTGTAGAACGCGTGCAGCTCCCAGTAACATAGCTGTATGTGCGTCGTGACCACAAGCATGCATAAACTGGTTTGTAGATGCAAACTCCAATCCCGTCTCCTCAGTTATAGGAAGTGCATCCATGTCCGCTCTTATTCCTATAGTCTTGCCTTCACCCCTTCCACGAATAGTACCGACTACTGCACTGATATCTTCATAGACTTCATGTTCAATTCCAAAACTTTTCAATGTTTCTGTGACATATTTTACCGTCTTCGGAAGATCCAATGCTACCTCAGGTATTCTATGAAGATCTCTACGATATTTTATAATATCGTCTTCATAGGCTTTAACCTGTTTTACAACATCCATATTCAAACCACCTGCCTTTCTATACAGTCTTTAGAATTTCTAAAAGAACTGCATAAATTCTATCTACAGATTCGATATCCACCATCTCAAGTGGAGAGTGCAGATACTTTATCGTAGGTCCAATACTGATAATCTCTGTTGTATCCAATTTTTGTGAAAGAACACCTGCTTCAAGTCCTGCATGAAGCGAAGTTATTTCGGGTTTGCTACCAAATTTTTCATACGCTTTTAATGCTGTTT
The sequence above is a segment of the Peptoniphilaceae bacterium AMB_02 genome. Coding sequences within it:
- a CDS encoding CtsR family transcriptional regulator, giving the protein MSGLTNHIERFLKELLEESEGIIEIGRNDLAEQFGCAPSQINYVLSTRFTPYKGYFIESRRGGSGYIKIIKLTRKKGSVIDLLLSETIGSEITKDKARMIIESLLDEGIITPREYHLMIHSTEDISLASVPGSLRNTVRAEIMKNMLLVFLR
- a CDS encoding UvrB/UvrC motif-containing protein, producing the protein MKCNKCDHDATIEIIINIGNVEKRLNLCFDCYSKIINEHAENNTDLENFKFFDDVLSDLLGSVIEQKVVSQNKSTEPCPKCHMHLEDIVSSGKFGCEHCYTAFYDEIVEILKSTHGSYKHLGVHPERFEKIIQFQKKILEKKIELEDLVLKEEFELAASLRDEIERLSEELIVIEGAENE
- a CDS encoding ATP--guanido phosphotransferase, producing MSRWRFAVGDNEDVVISTRIRLARNIKGIKFTNSFSLEEAEKVNKTISEAVEKIYPGEYKHLNLKDIKDYSKVLMENHLISPEMIKNIEFSSFCLSQDESVNILINEEDHLRLQVLKPGQAELSAFNRAINIVKSLEKEIDFSYHKEFGYLTSCPTNTGTGLRASVMMHLPALKHSGNMPGLIDSLGKLGLTVRGIYGENSSSEGDIFQISNQRTLGMQEEDVIYKLRLLVNKIIENERQERDKFLRNYNELFKDRVFRSLGTLKYAKLLPEEEALTCLSFIRVGICQKIYEGLNIKEVTDLMFNVQKNNILKYKKDTGLIGTEDSVRSEYIANYFKEVERHGE
- a CDS encoding amidohydrolase family protein, translated to MERIEFARESGQENLYCETCTQYLYLDDRAYFEKGNGEGVKYLCAPPLRSELDVEILWQGVANGVVDVIATDHCPFTIAEKNKGLDDFTKAPGGIPGVEERVRVIFSEGVMKGRITLNRFVEIMSTNPAKIFGMYPKKGSLVVGTDADIIVIDPSSKSKISAADIRGSSEYTAYQGLEVQGGIHLVFSRGKLIAKDNEFLGNKGDGEFIFRNPTDI
- a CDS encoding M20 family metallopeptidase, which gives rise to MDVVKQVKAYEDDIIKYRRDLHRIPEVALDLPKTVKYVTETLKSFGIEHEVYEDISAVVGTIRGRGEGKTIGIRADMDALPITEETGLEFASTNQFMHACGHDAHTAMLLGAARVLQENSDSFKGNIRLLFQPGEEYPGGAKPMIERGALKDPDVDAVIGLHAGIINPNVPKGHIGIAYGPLMASMDRFFVKVIGKGGHGAYPENTIDSVSIACEIVNAINRIVSREVSATEPAVLSVTRIDGGFNQNILPDTVEIEGTARATNEEVREYMARRIEEIAKGIAGSFGAKIEYEYNFKYPVLINDIDFTEFFKKSALKILPEDGITTLTKPIMGGEDMAEFLRVVPGTFFFLSNPKLDENPIPHHNARFDLDESYLYLGSSLFVQTALDFLND
- a CDS encoding ATP-dependent Clp protease ATP-binding subunit; protein product: MENNKSGNKASILALASEEAYQLRHDYIGTEHLLLAHIVSGGIDSKALSQAGINYNAVKAFIISNIGTGDAQTYPNRLTPRVKKIFENSREIARSLGHNYLGSEHILLSLLEETDSFANTLLTMCGVRSEEVRENLRKLLGEPKVAIEQNKQANKKESLLEKYSKNLNEEARNGKIDPVIGREKEIERIVQVLLRRTKNNPVLIGEPGVGKTAIAEGLAQKIESRNVPDIIKNYIILSLDMGGLIAGTKYRGEFEERLKGVIDELKDREDIILFIDEFHTVVGAGSAEGALDASNILKPVLTKGELQIIGATTIDEYRKNVEKDAALERRLQPIMVDEPTVEDTIAILKGIRDKYESHHKVIINDEAIIAASELSDRYLTDRFLPDKAIDLIDEAASKIRVLGFIRPLDLKTLEVKMESLKEEKEQAVTIQDFEKAAIVRDKIKEVENELKEAKEEWKKKKQNQKMEVGFDDIAGIVSDWSGVPVTKMTEQETEKYLNLENLLKEYIIGQDEAVDAISRAIKRARVGLKDPNKPVGSFIFVGPTGVGKTYLAKSLAQVLFGDQDAIIRIDMSEYMEKHTVSRLVGSPPGYVGYNEGGQLTEAVRRNPYSVILFDEVEKAHPDVFNMMLQILDDGRLTDSKGKTVNFKNTIIIMTSNVGANLLEKKGTLGFSNLIDQDKSEYERIVDIVNEELKRTFRPEFLNRLDDIIVFNSLNSRAIEKIASLLLDKMVERLKDIDIEVEYSEELKKLIAEKGYDRVFGARPIERYIGTEIEDMLSDEILKKNIEKNDKILIDVTEDKPSYKKV
- the fusA gene encoding elongation factor G, translating into MKAYSTEKIRNLALVGHSGSGKTSLIEALLFSTGAINRKGKVEDGNTVSDFTKEEINKGISMSTSVVPIEYKDMKINLIDTPGYFDFVGEINGALRAAEAALLLVDASAGIEVGTEKVWDYCERISLPRIIFVNKMEKENVNFAKVVSDLHIDFGKKVIPFTITLGEGEGFKGLIDVLNKKAYEYDGAKRVEVPIPENRLDEVEVVFTEITEVVAETDDELMEKYFAGEEFTHEEFMRGVTAALLEGTAVPLIAGSADTGAGLDILLDTIIDYMPAPNDERANIGFRIEEGDARKVDANEPFSGVVFKTIIDPFVGKISLFKVVSGKLSKDDEIYNASKDETEKIGGLFHLRGKTQMETNEVVAGDIAAISKLSKTETGDTLSNKANKTLYKRIKYPKPNLYFAIEPKSKNDEDKIGPALQRMQDEDPTFISQRNSETKQLTIGGQGNVQLQAVIDRLKDEFGVAVTTVPLRIAYRETIKGKSDVQGRHKKQSGGAGQYGDVHVRFEPSAEEFEFTEEVFGGSVPRNFFPAVEKGIRESLEKGVLAGYPVVNIKATLYDGSYHPVDSNEMAFKIAASMAFKKGMEEAQPILLEPIMKVEVNIPEDYMGDVMGDMNKRRGRILGMEPQEDGTQIVVAEAPHSELFEYSIDLRSMTQARGNFTMEFERYEEVPQMIAEKIIEEAKEEAE
- a CDS encoding amidohydrolase family protein, producing MKKLIKNGIIVNDEQTIEADLLIVDDYIMAIGDFSNNLESYDEVYDVSGMYVMPGMIDSHTHMELQQSHEFRSLDDFYTGTVAAAVGGTTTILDHIGFGPEGSNLHYSIEKYHEKAKKSVIDYGFHGVIQHVDDQILEELKQIVREEGIPSFKAYSTYGFKIGDSDMYRLLEAMKDAGGLLTVHCENDEMTNYLRNYFINTGRTDAIYHALSRPNETEAESVDTMINLALMAEDAPLYIVHTSSGGSNGEDRICTRKRSRKSVL
- a CDS encoding DUF3100 domain-containing protein, whose translation is MRNIKLHAMVLVLVIIAEFIGPFKTQVGVGTIVLLPMLYALILGILLTPKFAKIANEKDMEDAGSLIGVTLMLLMAKYGTTIGPSIPVIIKSSPALILQELGNIGTVLLGVPIAVLFGLKRESIGAAHSIAREPNVALIGERFGLDSPEGEGVLGVYIIGTVFGTIFIGILASVLAAYTPFHPYALAMASGVGSASMMTASVGSLSEMFPQMATELQAFGASSNLLSGLDGIYMSIWIALPLAEWLYKKVYRMKYGADPIRENNIEEDRK
- a CDS encoding DUF340 domain-containing protein, whose translation is MKLKDSLIILLITAFMTLVGNLVGPKISPIEALPGILILVAVSFIGIALAKVVPIKIPSVAYIVTLATIMTIPGFPFSAQISELTGKVDFLALTTPILAYAGIYTGKNLDGLKKTGWKIAIVALFVMLGTYIGSALIAQVILKIIKVI